The Pimelobacter simplex genomic sequence CCGCACCCGGGGGCGGCTCGGCCTTGGCGGGCGCGGCGGTCCCGGCCGCGGCCGCCGCGGCGGCGGCCGCGATCAGCCCGGCCGCGATCGCGCGGCACCTCACGGCCGGCTCGCGGTGATCGGGCTGCGGCCGACGGCGAGCCAGATCCCGGCCACGATGAGGGCCAGCATGATCAGGGCCGGGAGGCCGGGGACGCCGAGGGCGAGCACGGCGCCGAGCAGGGCGGTGGCGACGAGGCCGGCGCCGGCGCCGAGGCCGCGGGAGACGAGGCGCTCGCGGAAGGCCATCCAGGCCAGCGCGTACGCCGACGCGAGGAGCGGCACGAACGCGATGTAGGGGCTGAAGTCCGTCATCACGAAGTAGTTGTAGAGCCCCTCGGCGTCGTAGGTGTTCTCCTCCATCGCCTTCGGCAGGTAGTTGCCGAGCGCGCCGCGCCAGCCGTACGCCAGCGCGGTGATGCCGGCGGTCGCCAGCACGCCGTAGCCGACGACGGTGGCGCCCACGGAGCCGGGGAAGCGGCGCTCGACCCGGTGCCGCCAGACCGCCGCGGTGATCAGCAGGACGATCACCAGGATGTAGCCGACGGCACCGGAGATCCGGTAGGGCAGGTAGTCGACGCCGAGGACGTCCTCGGCGGTGACCGGGTAGTCGAAGTCGCTGCTGTTGTCGGGGCGACCCTCGAGGAAGAGCGCGACGATGCCGAGCAGGCCGCACAGCGAGATGAGCAGCGGCCAGGCGGTGAAGCCGCCGCCGGAGGGAGCGGGCTCGGAGCTCGGTGGCGCGAGCGGGGACGGGGAGAGAGGGGTCTCGTTCATGGCACCGAGCCTCGGCTGCCCGGTGACCCAGGTGTCAGGTCAGCCCGTCACGACCTTCCGGGCCACCGGCCCGGGCCGTCTCGTCGGACTCCTCGTCGTCGGCGCCGAGCCCGGACTCCCGGGCGCGCACGATGAGCTGTCCCCGGTCGGGTACGTCGAGCTTGGCCAGCACGCCGTAGACGTAGTTGCGCACGGTCTTGGTGCTCAGCACGAGGCGGCGGGCGATGGTGGCGTTGTCGTACCCCCGGGCGACGAGGTCGACGACCTCGCGCTCGCGGTCGGTCAGCTCCGGGAACGGTACGGCGCCCCGGGTGCGCGCCCCCGACAGGTACAGCGCACCGCGCTGGGCCAGCTGGGGCCCCAGCATGAAGTCGCCGTTGGCCACCGAGCGGACCGCCCGCTCCACCTCGGCGGGTGAGGCGCCCTTGAGCAGGAAGCCGCGCGCTCCCGCCCGGATCGAGGCGAAGAGCGAGTCGTCGTCGCCGAACATGGTGATCACCAGGACCCCCAGCGTCGGGTCGCGACGGCACAGCTCGCGGGTGGTCTCGACGCCCGAGTCGTCCCCGAGGTCGAGGTCCATGAGGACCACGTGCGGGGCGTGGGCGTCGGCCAGGGTGAGCGCCTCGTCCCGGTCCGCGGCCTCGCCGACCACCTCGACGTCCGGCAGCGAGCGCAGCAGCGCGCTCATCCCGATCCGGAACACGGGATGGTCGTCGACGACCAGCACCCGGATCGGCTCGTCCCCGTTCACGGCAGCAGCATGACCACCGAGGTCCCCCTTCCGTCGCCTCCGGCGACCTCGACGGTGCCGCCCAGCTCGGCGGCGCGTTCGCGCATGGAGGCCGTCCCGACACCCGGGACGGCCGTGTCGTCGATGCCTCGGCCGTCGTCGCGGACCTCGAGCCGGACGCCGCCGTCGGGCGGCAGGTCCAGCCGGATCCGGCAGTGCCGGGCGCCCGCGTGCCGGGCGGCGTTGCGCACCGCCTCGGCCGCGACCTGGTAGACGACGATCTGGTGGATGCCGTCGAGCCGGTCGGCGTGCGGGGCGTCGACGGCGACCGAGAAGCGGGACATCGAGTACCGGTCCGCGAGCAGGTCGAGCGCGGCCCCGAGCCGGCCCTCGTCGAGGACCGGGGGCAGCAGCACCCGCGCCATCTGCCGTACGTCGTCCGCGCGGCGGCTGAGCTCCTCGGCCAGGCGGCGCAGCAGCACGGTGTCGTCGGCGTTGAGCGAGGAGGTGGTGGGCACCGCGGCCAGCGCGAGCGCCGTCCCGGACAGGGCGGGACCGAGGCCGTCGTGCAGCTCGCGGCGCAGCAGCCGGCGCTCCTCGTGGCGCACCTCGACCACCCGGGCCCGGGCCTCCTCGACGGCCCGGTTGGCGTCGTCGAGCTGGGCCGCGACCGCGACCAGCCCGGAGATCTGGCGCAGCAGGCGCACGGTGCGCGGGTCGAGCCGCTCCCCGCGCGGCGGCACCACGGTCAAGGTGCCGACCTCGCGGCCGCGGGGGTGCAGCGGCAGCGCCAGGGCGCGCTCGGCGTCGTCGGGCTCGGGGCGGCCGGAGACCGCGACCGGGACGTCGTACAGGCGGACCTCGATGCGGGCCAGGCGCAGCGCGCGGCGCAGCGCGTCGACCAGACCGGTCAGCTGGGGGCTGTCGGCGTCGCCCGCGTCGAGCGCCTGGGCGACCCGCTCCAGCAGCGCCGACGGGTCCGCGCCGGAGCCGAACACGAGCCGCTCCACCTGGCCCTGGAGCCAGTCCCGCAGCGGCAGCACGGCCAGCGCGAGCGCGGCCACCACGACCAGGCCGGTCGACTCCGCACCCATCGGGGTGATCATGCCGAGCGCCCACACCGCGACGACGTACGCCGCGACGAGGGTGGTGGTGAGCAGGATGCCGACCAGCGTGCGCGAGATCGCCAGGTCCACCCGCCACGACGGCTGGCGCCGGATCAGCACGAGCACCGCGCCGACCAGCATCACCTCGGCCATCGTCAGCAGCGCCGTCCCCGCGGGGAACCACGGACCGTCGATGCTGACGCCGATCTCGAAGACCATGTAGGCGACCGCGACCGTCAGCAGCGAGAGCAGCAGCCACGACAGCCCGCGGCGCTGCTCGGCGTCACCGGTGCGCAGCCGGTAGCCGATCCAGACGACGACGCCCAGGCCGAGCAGGAAGTAGCCGGGGATCAGGGCGCCGTCGACGTCGTACGCGAGGTCGGAGAGGGCGCCGCCGCCGGTGAGCGGGTGCGGCGGGGCGTCGCGGACCTGGACGAGCAGCCGGACCACCGTCGCCACCACCACGACCACCCCGCCGCCGATCGCGAACCGGCGGGCCCAGCCGCGCGGGGGTCCGGGGGTGAGCAGGAAGGGCACGACGAGCAGCGAGACCAGGGTCGCCGTCGTCCAGCCGGTGAGGAGCAGGGGAGCGGCCCAGTCGGTACCGGGCAGCGGCGGGTGGGCGACGCCGACCACCGTCCACGCGATGCCGGCGGCGGTGACGGCGTACCCCCAGCCGACGACGAGGAACGCCCAGCCGACCGCGTGCCGGCTGCGCACCACGATCAGGGCGCCCAGCGGGGCGTAGAGCAGGCTCATCACCACGTCGAGGGGAGCGAGCTCGCGGCGCACCTCGTACGACGGGTCCGCGACGTGCGCGGTCGCCAGCAGCGCGACGACGGTCGCGCCCGCCAGCAGCGCCTGCGCTACGGCGAGGACCACCGCGGCGCGCTCGGGCACCCCGAGGACACGTCCTCGGGGCGCGGAGGGTCGCGGCACCGGCACGGAGCCATCATCGCGGGTCCGACGGCCCGAGGGGACGGGTTCGGAGTCCTCGACATCCGGGCCGTCGCGGTCCCCGGGTGGGCGCCCTGACACAATCGGGGGATGAGCGCGAGCACCCCGCTGAGCACCGACGTCCTCGTCGTCGGCGCCGGCCCGGCCGGCTCCGCCGCGGCCGCCTGGGCCGCCCGCGCCGGGCTCGACGTGATCCTGGCCGATGCGGCGGTCTTCCCGCGCGACAAGACCTGCGGCGACGGGCTCACCCCGCGCGCCATCGGCGAGCTCGAGCGCCTCGGCCTGCGCGACTGGGTACGCGCCCACACGGTCAGCCAGGGACTGCGTGCCCACGGCTTCGGCCAGACCCTGCACCTGCCCTGGCCCGGCGGCAACCTGCCCGACTGGGGCAGCGCGGTGGCCCGCACCGAGCTCGACGACCACCTGCGCACCACCGCCCTCAAGGCGGGCGCGACGGGGCTCGACGGCGCCCGCGCGGTCGACGTACGGATGGAGGGGGAGCGCGTCACCGGGGTCGTGCTCAAGGACGGGCGCGTCATCGCGTGCAAGCGGCTGGTCGTGGCCGACGGCGTACGGTCCCCGCTGGGCAAGGTCCTCGGCCGCGAGTGGCACCGCGACACCGTCTACGGCGTCGCCGGGCGCTCGTACGTCACCTCCACGCGCGCCGACGACCCGTGGATCAGCTCGCACCTCGAGCTGCGCGGCGAGCAGGACGAGATCCTCTCCGGCTACGGCTGGATCTTCCCCCTCGGCAAGGACAGCGGCGAGGTCAACCTCGGCGCCGGCACCCTCGCCACCGCGAAGCGCCCCGCCGACGTCGCGATCAAGCCCCTCATGAAGCTCTACGCCGACCGCCTGCGCGCCGAGTTCGGCCTCGGCGACGAGCTGCGCGCGCCGACGTCCGCCCTGCTCCCGATGGGCGGCGCCGTCTCCCACGTCGCCGGCCGCAACTGGGCCCTCATCGGCGACGCCGCCGCCTGCGTCAACCCGCTCAACGGCGAGGGCATCGACTACGGCCTCGAGACCGGCCGGGTCATCGCCGAGCTCCTCGCCACCGACCCCGACGCCGACCTCGGCGTGGTCTGGCCCCAGCTCCTGCGCGACCACTACGGCGAGTCGTTCTCGATCGCCCGGCGCCTGGCCGGCCTGGTCACCGTGCCCCGGCTGCTGCCCGCGCTCGGGCCGGTCGGGATGCGCTCGGACCTGCTGATGACGCTCGCGCTGCGGTGGATGGGCAACCTGGTCACCGACGAGGACCGGGACCGGGCCGCGCGGGTGTGGCGGTGGGCGGGGAAGCGTTCGTTGGCGAAGGACGCCCGGCCGCCGTTCTCCTGATCCCCCCACCCCCTAGGGTGGAGGAGGACGACAGGAGACGGTGATGGGGCAGCGGGTGCAGCGACTGGCGGCGTACGCCGTCATCATCCGCGGCGACCAGATCCTCCTCTCCCGCCTCTCCGAGCGCGTCACCCGCAAGGAGCTGTGGTCCCTGCCCGGCGGCGGCGTCGACCACGGCGAGGACCCGCGCGACGCGGTCGTGCGCGAGGTCTACGAGGAGACCGGGCTCGATGCCCAGATCGACGAGACCGCCCACGTCTACTCGCTCCACGTCGCCGACTCGTGGCGGCGCGGGCGGCGGGTCGATGCGCACTCGGTTCGGATCGTGTACGAGGGCTGGGTGGCGGCCGATGCGCCCGAGCCGCACGTGACCGAGGTCGACGGGTCGACGGCGGAGGCGGCGTGGAAGCCGGTCGCGGAGGTGCTCGACGGGACGGTGCCGACGGTGAGCCTGGTGGCGGACGCGCTCGCGTCGTACCGGATCCGGCAGCGGCAGCGCACCGCCGCCTATGCGTACGTCGTCCGCGACGGCGCGATCCTGCTCACCCGCACCTCCGACCTCGCGCCCGACCCGGGCACCTGGCACCTGCCGGGCGGCGGCATCGACCACGGCGAGGCGCCGACCGACACCATCCGGCGCGAGCTGTGGGAGGAGTGCGGGCTGGAGGGTGAGGCGACCAGCCTGCTGACCGTGCTCGACCACCACTTCACCGGGACCGCGCCCAACGGCCGGGCCGAGGACTTCCACGCCATCGGCGTGATCTACCGCGCCGAGGTCGGGCCGGGCGAGCCCCGCGTCGTCGAGGAGGGCGGTACGACGGACGGCGTCGCCTGGGTGCCGCTCGCCGACATCGCGGCCGGCCGGCTCAAGGTCTACGGCTCGGTGCGCGCGGCCATCGAGACCGCCGGCGATACTGTCGCCGGGTGAGCACCAGCACCGAGACCGTCTTCACCTACGCCGCGCCCGCGCTGAAGTTCGGGCGGGGCGCCGCCACCGAGATCGGGTACGACGTCCGGGGCTGGGGCGCCCGCCGGGTCCTGCTGGTCACCGATCCCGGGGTGGCCGCCGCCGGTCACCCGGAGCGGGTCGCCGAGGGCCTGCGCGCCCGGGACCTCGAGGTCGTCGTCTTCGACCGGACCCGGGTCGAGCCCACCGACGCCTCGCTCGAGGAGGCGGTGGCGTTCGCCCGGGCCGAGGGTCCGTTCGACGCGGTGGTGGCGGTGGGCGGCGGCTCGTCGATCGACACCGCCAAGGCGGTCGCGCTGCTGGTGACCAACCCCGGCGAGCTCATGGACTACGTCAACGCGCCCATCGGCAAGGCCCGGGCGCCCGAGCAGCCGGTGCTGCCGCTGGTGGCGGTCCCGACCACGACGGGCACCGGTGCGGAGTCGACGACGATCTGCGTGATGGACGTCCTCGCGCTCAAGGTGAAGACGGGGATCAGCCATGCGGCGCTGCGCCCGCGCCTCGCCGTCGTCGACCCGAGCCTGAGCGCGACCCAGCCGCCGGGCGTCCTCGCCGCGGCCGGCATGGACATCCTGTGCCACGCGCTGGAGAGCTACACCGCCCGCTGGTACGGCGACTTCGCCGCCAAGCAGCCCGAGCAGCGAGTGCCCTACTGCGGCTCGAACCCGATCGCGGACCTGTGGTCGGAGCGGGCGCTGGGCCTGCTCGCGACGGCCTTCCGGGCCGCCGTACGGGATGCGCGCGAGGGGCGCGAGGACAGCGAGGCGGCCGAGCAGATGGCGCTCGCGGCGACCTTCGCCGGGCTCGGCTTCGGCAACGCCGGGGTGCACATCCCGCACGCCAACGCCTACCCGGTGGCGGGACGGGTCCAGGACTTCCGGCCGGCCGACTACCCGCAGGACGAGGCGATGGTGCCGCACGGCATGGCGGTCGCGCTGACCGCGCCGGAGGCGTTCCGGTTCACCTTCGACGCCGCTCCTGAGCGGCACCTGCGGGCGGCGCGGCTGCTCGACCCGGCGGCGCCGGGCGCCGACGGGCCGGGTCTGCTGCCCGACGTGGTGGCGCGCCTGATGCGCGACATCGGCATCCCCAACGGCCTCGCCGAGGTCGGGTACGGCGCCGGTGACGTCGGCGCGCTGGTCGACGGCGCGCTCCAGCAGCAGCGTCTCCTCGCGACCGCGCCCAAGGAGGTGACCGGCGACGACCTCGCGCTGATCATCGGCGCCTCGCTGGAGCACTGGTGACACCGACTACCATCGTCGGGTGAATCCTCGCCACCGTCGTCTGATCATCCCGGCCGCGCTGGTGGCGCTGCTCCTGATCGTCGTCGTCGCCGCGCTGGTGCGATGAGCACCCTGACGCTGGACGAGGGGCTCGCGCAGGTCCGCTCGGACCTCCTGGCCGACGACCGGCTGGTGCGGGCGGTGGCCTCGGGCCGCCGGCGTACCGCGACGCCGCCGTGGCGCCGGGGCGAGCTGCGCTGGGTCGACCTCAAGGCCGGGCGCCACCTCCAGGTCGTCCGGTACGACGCCACGCAGGCCCACACCGCCAACCACGCCCGCGGCGGCCCGGCCGAGGAGGCCGTCGACGCGCTGCTCGCCGAGCCGTTCGGCAACTGGACCGTCGAGACGCCCGAGCGCCGGCTCAGCCTGCGGATCACCAAGAAGGGCGCCGCCGCCGTGCACACGACGGCCCGCGCCGCCGACGAGCAGGCTCCCGACCGCAGCCACGACCGGGCCAAGGACCGGCTGCTGCCCGAGGACGACCCGCTGCTCGCCGTCCTCGGCCTCTCCGACGCCCAGGGCCGGATCAAGCCCACGCGGCGCGCGAAGTACCGCCAGGTCGAGGACTTCCTGCGCATCCTCGACCACACCGTCGCCTACGCGATCGCCAAGGGCCAGCTCCGCAAGCCCACCGCCGACGACCCGCTGCGCGTGGTCGACCTCGGCTGCGGCAACGGCTACCTCACGTTCGCCGCCCAGCGCTTCCTCAGCGAGCGGCGCGGGCTGCCGGTGCGGCTGACCGGCGTCGACGTCAAGGAGCAGTCGCGCGACCACAACAACGCGGTCGCGCGCGAGCTCGGCATCGAGGCGACCTTCGTGGCCGGCACCATCGGCGAGGCCGCGCTGCCCGAGCCGCCCGACGTCGTCCTCGCTCTCCACGCCTGCGACACCGCCACCGACGACGCCCTGGCCCGCGCGGTGGCCTGGACGGCGCCGCTCGTGCTCGCCGCCCCCTGCTGCCACCACGACATCGCGGCCCAGCTGCGCGCGGCGCCGGCCCCGGCGCCGTACGGGTCGCTGGTGCGCGACGGCATCCTGCGCGAGCGGTTCGCGGACACGCTGACCGACGCGCTGCGCGCGTTGCTCCTGCGGCGCGAGGGGTACCGGGTCGACGTGATCGAGTTCGTCGACAGCCAGCACACCCCGCGCAACACCCTGCTCCGCGCGGTCCGGACCGGAACCGCCGCCGACACCCGTGAGTACGACGACCTCGTCGCCGCGTGGGGTGTGCACCCGCGGCTCGGGGAGCTGCTGGCCGGGCGGTGAGCCGCGTGGAGAAGCTCCTCTTCCTGCTGCTGCCGGTGCCCTTCGCGGTCGGCCTGCTCAGCCCCGGCGCCGCGGTCGAACCGGTGCCGGGCACGCCCGTCGTCGCCTTCCAGGACCCCGCGATCGACGAGTCCAGCGGCCTGGTCGCCGGCGAGGGCGTGGTCGTGACGGTCAACGACTCCGGCGACAGCAACCGGATCTTCACCGTCGACCTGACCACCGGCAAGACCGTCGGCGTCACCCACTGGCAGGGCGAGGCCCGCGACATCGAGGCGCTGGCACCGGCCGGCCCGGACGAGGTGTGGGTCGGGGACATCGGCGACAACACCGCCACCCGCGACCACGTGACCGTGTCCCGGGTGCCCTACGGCCGGGGTGAGCGGACCGTGACCGCGCCGACGTACGAGCTGGTCTACCCGGACGGTGCCCACGACGCCGAGACCCTGCTGAGCGACCCGGCGACCGGACGGCTCTACGTCGTGGTCAAGGAGTTCATCGGCCGCCTCTACGCCGCCCCCGCGAAGCTCGACCCCGACGGCCCCAACCGCCTCGAGCCGGTCAAGGAGGTGCTCGGCATCGCGACCGACGGCGCCTTCTTCCCCGACGGTGAGCACGTCGTGCTGCGCAACTACGGCCAGGCGGTCGTCTACACGTGGCCGGAGCTGGAGCGGGTCGGCCGCTTCGACCTGCCCGCCCAGAAGCAGGGCGAGGGGATCGCGGTCGCCGCCGACGGACAGGTGCTGTTGAGCTCGGAGGGCGTGGGCGCCGAGGTGCTGCGCGTCGACCTGCCGTTCGAGGCGGCGGCGCCCGGGGAGCCTGTGGGAACCGACGGCCCGGCGACCGACAGGGCCCCCGAGGCCCAGGCCGTGTGGTGGCCGTGGGCGGCGCTCGGTGGTGGGCTGGTCGTCGTGCTGGGGACGTTCGTGGCGCTGGCACGCCGGCGAGGCTGACGTGCCCCGCCTGCGCCGTACGTCGCCCGAGGAACCGGGCTGGACCCGGCGCCGGGCCGGGCGCGGTTTCGTCTACG encodes the following:
- a CDS encoding geranylgeranyl reductase family protein, which gives rise to MSASTPLSTDVLVVGAGPAGSAAAAWAARAGLDVILADAAVFPRDKTCGDGLTPRAIGELERLGLRDWVRAHTVSQGLRAHGFGQTLHLPWPGGNLPDWGSAVARTELDDHLRTTALKAGATGLDGARAVDVRMEGERVTGVVLKDGRVIACKRLVVADGVRSPLGKVLGREWHRDTVYGVAGRSYVTSTRADDPWISSHLELRGEQDEILSGYGWIFPLGKDSGEVNLGAGTLATAKRPADVAIKPLMKLYADRLRAEFGLGDELRAPTSALLPMGGAVSHVAGRNWALIGDAAACVNPLNGEGIDYGLETGRVIAELLATDPDADLGVVWPQLLRDHYGESFSIARRLAGLVTVPRLLPALGPVGMRSDLLMTLALRWMGNLVTDEDRDRAARVWRWAGKRSLAKDARPPFS
- a CDS encoding SAM-dependent methyltransferase; translated protein: MSTLTLDEGLAQVRSDLLADDRLVRAVASGRRRTATPPWRRGELRWVDLKAGRHLQVVRYDATQAHTANHARGGPAEEAVDALLAEPFGNWTVETPERRLSLRITKKGAAAVHTTARAADEQAPDRSHDRAKDRLLPEDDPLLAVLGLSDAQGRIKPTRRAKYRQVEDFLRILDHTVAYAIAKGQLRKPTADDPLRVVDLGCGNGYLTFAAQRFLSERRGLPVRLTGVDVKEQSRDHNNAVARELGIEATFVAGTIGEAALPEPPDVVLALHACDTATDDALARAVAWTAPLVLAAPCCHHDIAAQLRAAPAPAPYGSLVRDGILRERFADTLTDALRALLLRREGYRVDVIEFVDSQHTPRNTLLRAVRTGTAADTREYDDLVAAWGVHPRLGELLAGR
- a CDS encoding hydroxyacid-oxoacid transhydrogenase, translated to MSTSTETVFTYAAPALKFGRGAATEIGYDVRGWGARRVLLVTDPGVAAAGHPERVAEGLRARDLEVVVFDRTRVEPTDASLEEAVAFARAEGPFDAVVAVGGGSSIDTAKAVALLVTNPGELMDYVNAPIGKARAPEQPVLPLVAVPTTTGTGAESTTICVMDVLALKVKTGISHAALRPRLAVVDPSLSATQPPGVLAAAGMDILCHALESYTARWYGDFAAKQPEQRVPYCGSNPIADLWSERALGLLATAFRAAVRDAREGREDSEAAEQMALAATFAGLGFGNAGVHIPHANAYPVAGRVQDFRPADYPQDEAMVPHGMAVALTAPEAFRFTFDAAPERHLRAARLLDPAAPGADGPGLLPDVVARLMRDIGIPNGLAEVGYGAGDVGALVDGALQQQRLLATAPKEVTGDDLALIIGASLEHW
- a CDS encoding NUDIX domain-containing protein, giving the protein MGQRVQRLAAYAVIIRGDQILLSRLSERVTRKELWSLPGGGVDHGEDPRDAVVREVYEETGLDAQIDETAHVYSLHVADSWRRGRRVDAHSVRIVYEGWVAADAPEPHVTEVDGSTAEAAWKPVAEVLDGTVPTVSLVADALASYRIRQRQRTAAYAYVVRDGAILLTRTSDLAPDPGTWHLPGGGIDHGEAPTDTIRRELWEECGLEGEATSLLTVLDHHFTGTAPNGRAEDFHAIGVIYRAEVGPGEPRVVEEGGTTDGVAWVPLADIAAGRLKVYGSVRAAIETAGDTVAG
- a CDS encoding response regulator transcription factor, translating into MNGDEPIRVLVVDDHPVFRIGMSALLRSLPDVEVVGEAADRDEALTLADAHAPHVVLMDLDLGDDSGVETTRELCRRDPTLGVLVITMFGDDDSLFASIRAGARGFLLKGASPAEVERAVRSVANGDFMLGPQLAQRGALYLSGARTRGAVPFPELTDREREVVDLVARGYDNATIARRLVLSTKTVRNYVYGVLAKLDVPDRGQLIVRARESGLGADDEESDETARAGGPEGRDGLT
- a CDS encoding sensor histidine kinase, with amino-acid sequence MPERAAVVLAVAQALLAGATVVALLATAHVADPSYEVRRELAPLDVVMSLLYAPLGALIVVRSRHAVGWAFLVVGWGYAVTAAGIAWTVVGVAHPPLPGTDWAAPLLLTGWTTATLVSLLVVPFLLTPGPPRGWARRFAIGGGVVVVVATVVRLLVQVRDAPPHPLTGGGALSDLAYDVDGALIPGYFLLGLGVVVWIGYRLRTGDAEQRRGLSWLLLSLLTVAVAYMVFEIGVSIDGPWFPAGTALLTMAEVMLVGAVLVLIRRQPSWRVDLAISRTLVGILLTTTLVAAYVVAVWALGMITPMGAESTGLVVVAALALAVLPLRDWLQGQVERLVFGSGADPSALLERVAQALDAGDADSPQLTGLVDALRRALRLARIEVRLYDVPVAVSGRPEPDDAERALALPLHPRGREVGTLTVVPPRGERLDPRTVRLLRQISGLVAVAAQLDDANRAVEEARARVVEVRHEERRLLRRELHDGLGPALSGTALALAAVPTTSSLNADDTVLLRRLAEELSRRADDVRQMARVLLPPVLDEGRLGAALDLLADRYSMSRFSVAVDAPHADRLDGIHQIVVYQVAAEAVRNAARHAGARHCRIRLDLPPDGGVRLEVRDDGRGIDDTAVPGVGTASMRERAAELGGTVEVAGGDGRGTSVVMLLP